The Helianthus annuus cultivar XRQ/B chromosome 11, HanXRQr2.0-SUNRISE, whole genome shotgun sequence region AATCACCAGCCTTCCAAAAATCCTTAAAGCTCGGAGCAATAACTTCATTCACGACATGTGGCTCCACCTCCTTCCGCGGCAACGAATCAAGAAAACCGTCCGGTAAAACGATACTGGTAATAGAGATATTTCAATATGAGAGGAAGacttcaaaaatcaaaacacaaaatTAGTAATCAAACATGATTTCAGAAATCATCAATACAAAATCTAGATATCAAACACAAAAATTAAAACTTATAACCTACTGATACTAATAAAATACCTTGACGAACTTTCAGGCATCTTGAAAACCTACAAACAACGGTTAAAAAAAAACCCAATCagattatatattaaaaaattaaaaaataagaaCAAAAAAAACAATGTCATGAAGTTGTTATAAACATAAATCTATTAAAAAAATCGATAAACTAAACAATATATTAACAGAAATTGATATTCATTTAAAATATGAAGATTACTGATAATACTGATTATGAACTTCAACCATATATCTTCCTTTATTCAGTGATAAGAACAAAAATCAAGGATTCAAAGACGCCGTAATATATGACTAAAATACATACCGTCATTGTTCGAATAATCAGTATATTGATACCTGAAAAGAACgatacaaaacaaaaaaaaaccctaagATTCCGATTATCTTCCTTTATTCAGTGATAAGAACAAAAAAATCAAGGATTCAAAGACGCCATAAGAGAGGATTAACATACATACCATGATTGTTCGAATAATCAGTATATTCGTACCTGAAAAGAACgatacaaaacaaaaaaaaaaccctaagatTTCAATTATTCAGTGATAAGAACAAAGAAATCAAAGATTCAAAGATGCAGTAAGAGAAAAGTAAAATACATACCGTGATTTTGGAATAAGAAACCTAAGATCTTCGATTATTCTTCAATCGGCTGCTGAAAAAGAAGATTATTGAAGGAAAAAACCCTAAGAATTCGAAAGAGTATGAGAGAAGGATAATAGATTGAAGAATTGATAGGATATTGCTTTATATATGAAACGACAAATCAGGACCCGGATACACAATATGGATCCCGTTTCGGGTTTCACATCAGGGAAATTAGAGGATTAGAAAATGGCGGGAAAATGAGAAATAGAGGCTCTAGATAGGTATGGCTTTTATTAGATTGTAAAGATTCTTAAATAAAGTATACAAACTCAAACACAGTACGCAACTATACAACCTATTGTTGTCTCTTTCCATGGAACAGAAAGCACCAAAACAACAAGGAATAGAACAAAATCATATTTACAAATGGCTTTGATGAACATGCATGCAATGACGACGTGTTAACATTTTTCCTCCAACCCTAACAACTTGATACAAGCAATTTCACACGTAGACACCATGCAGTCGCCCAACCCCCCTATAAATCCACCAACTTTCATACCACAATATGCATCAAACTACCATACCTATTACATCAAACACATCCTACAATGGCAAGGTTTTCGATCGTGTTTGCAGCAGCAGGAGTACTCCTCCTCGTAGCCATGGCGGCAGTTTCTGAGGCTTCCACCacaaccatcatcaccaccatcatagAGGAGAACCCCTATGGCAGAGGTAGAACTGAATCCGGATGCTATCAGCAGATGGAGGAGGCGGAGATGCTCAACCACTGCGGGATGTACCTCATGAAAAATTTAGGTAGCCCTGATTTTTTTTTGGGGGGAGGCCAGACATACCCCTATATAGAATTAGAGTGGTGACGTAACAATTTTAGTAGGGGTACGTTTAGTAAAAACAATAGCATCCTATTGTTTTTACTAAACAATGACGTAACGTACAATAGCATCCTATTGTATGTTCAGCACAACCacctttaaaaaaaaacaatcacaCACACGCATCATTTAGTTTGCTACATTTACTACTAACTCACTAATGCATGTTGGTAGTTTAAAAGTGCTCGAAATTTATATGGCCTGTGGTGATTTGTTTCTGATCAGGAGAAAGGAGGCAAGTTAGTCCCAGAATGAGAGAAGAGGATCACAAGCAACTTTGCTGCATGCAACTGAAGAACCTAGATGAGAAGTGCATGTGTCCGGCAATCATGATGATGTTGAACGAACCAATGTGGATAAGGATGCGAGATCAAGTGATGAGCATGGCTCATAACCTGCCCATAGAATGCAATCTCATGTCCCAACCATGCCAAATGTAAACCAGCTGGTTCTAAACTGCATGACTAGCTAAGTCCCCTGTGGAATAAAACGAGATTCACTATCACATCGTCGTGTGTTGTTGTTTCAATGTAATATCGTCCATCGTGTGTCTCGTTATTAATAAAATCGGACTTGTCTTTTTATATTTCCATGCTTATTTTCTTTATTTGCATTTGATTTGTACAAATAACGTCagattgttttttattttaagttttctAGCTACATATAATAACGATAAATAACATTCAACCTAGATATGGATTATAGTTTTACTGGTCTAAGATCCTGCGAGTCTCGCGGGTGtcttaacacaaacatataatatctactgGCATTGAAGCCCATGTAGATCATTATTTTTATTCTAGGCCTTTCCAAATTATAAAATATgaacaaataaaacaacacaaacatataatatctactAGCATTGAAGCCCATGTAGATCATCGTTTTTATTCTAGGCCTTTCCAAATTATAAAATATGAACAAATAAAACATCTGTTGCAAGAATGATAAATATGCTTAACACCTTTTAAACATTGAAAACTATTGAAATGCTAACAGTTTAGAAACATACTTAAGCATTGCAAAGTTCATCATGTTTTTCTAACGGCCAACTAAACTTTTATTTCATCATCTGCAAGTTGCAGATCACAAACTTACACCCCATATATACACCAAGAACAATAGCTAAAAAATCAAACAGACAACAAAACATCACCCTATACAGCTAAGATCAAACCTACACCACACCTCCTCAATGATGGTTGTTATTGTACCTTGTTTGTTCTAATAAACAACCACTTTTCTCATCTTCCAGAGGCACCAAAAAGCCGTTTGCAAGATCCcacaaaaatctttttaaacctTCTTTGATCCGATAATCGCCTTATGCTGCTCGAGAAGATCCTTCATGCTAAATGCGACCACCTTACACCAACCAACACGAATTAAATACATGTTCTAGAGATTCAAGGGCTTCCCAACATAACGGACACGTCTCGTCTTGAACTGGGATGATCCTTCTTCTCAGCGAGTCGCACGTCAGGAGCCTATTCAGTTCCACTCACCATGCCACAATCCCGACCTTCTTTGGTACCCAAGTATTCCAGAAACACTAAAAACGCTCTTACTCTGGGTTGAGAATTAAGGCCTGCTTCTTTACGTTTCTTACCGAAAAAACCCCCTTTACTATGCAACTCCCAAACCCACCTATCCTTCCCCACCCCAAGTCACTACAGGAGCCATAGCTTGTAGCAAAAGACTAAACTCAAAAGATTTAGCAGTGGACACAAACTTCAGCATGTTATATATAAAATCCAAGTAAAAATAGCAGAACATAAAACCCAAAATTACTAATATCCAAAAGATTTATCCGATCCTTAGAGCTTTTGGTTCTTAAGTTGAATACCATCATTGTTTCATCTATCCCTTTGAAATTGAGAACTTACCTTCTTTTCCCGATGTATTTGAAAACCCATTCATCACCATTGGATAAACCCAGGTTTTTCCCATCTTATTAGAGCATACGGATCCAATCTGGTCATTCAAACAAAATCAATCAGAAAGTGATACAAAACAATAAAAGAGACTGTAAGTACATCAGATTACTTAAAAGAAGACTATTTAAAAAAATGAATACATTGTTCCGTGAAAAAAATGAATACGGATCCATCTATCCCTTTGAAATTGAGAACTTATTCATATCTTGATTACATTAATAAGAGTACTTACACGTTCTCTGACGACTCTATTTATTCTCCTCACTACATACCGCAATTTTTGTCCATCGAAATCTGTCATCCACGAGAACAGAAGTAAAAGAGAGAAGAAATTACAATATAGATATAACACGTATTACAAATTAGTAACAAAGATGTCGAGTTGTCGACACGAATGCAAGTACACATGTAAACATTATTGTATCATTTCGGGTAGCTGAATTTATATCTCAAATATATAGGTAAACATTATCGTATCATTTTGGTTGATAGGTTGCAAGTCTATGTACAAAAGGGCGGGCATGCACAACTACCATATGTTTCTTCTCTCTTCTTTAACGCCCGTTAACGTTAACAGGGCAACGCCCCTCAGGGTGGAGGGTGGTGGGAGCGCTTGCTTTCTATGTAAACAAGAAACAACTCCTCCCTCCTTTACAATATGTCATATCATCTTTTTTCACTATTTGCTATAACTTGTCAAATCAcaagatataacaaccctccaaaatttTTTTCCCAACAGCCTAATATATTTAGAACATCCCTATATGTCCTAAATTACACCCTATATACGAGAATTGACCCTAAATACCTTtatataactaaaaataaaataaaaaaaattcatgtGACACTCGCGGGCCACGAAGGCTTTGCCTTCAAGGCCTCaggctacgcggggcgcgacagctggTCGTCAAGGCACAGcccggtgctgccacgtgtcACGCCATTTGTCGAGTCTACCccatgaccgggccaagctaggCCCTATATACcctatgtcgcgggccgcgtaaaagtaaGCCCAgggcttacgcggggcgcgaaaAACCATCGACCAGGCACTATAAATAGATGCAATTGGCCTCAGTTCACAATTCGTCCCACATTCGAAATTCTCTCTAAAATTCTGAATATTTGAAGTAGtatcgggcattataccccctaattaaggaagttctgcctcgttgtaagtatcataacccccggttacatattagatacgctgcccgattgatctagggttccgtaacggctgtcgaggttctgcccgacgtagttgtTGGAATTCTGTTTCGGGGAGAGTATagctaatgtaaatattgggttattatactaacacgtgtgcattgtgtaattaatagataatcaccacgAAATCCAAAAGGAAAACCccaagacaacaatgtgagtaatctcctttttgtgaacctttttgcaaactgtttttacaaaacctcaaatttttTACATTATATtgaacagtgattgagtatttgtattatacaattatcgtcggtatgttagggttttgtatacaaaatttgttactacactatgagtagtaacatgaccacaagtcgggttgacagtaccgtggatggtaattaaagtagatggaaacaaatgtaattgcgagatcgcccttaatactgtaaaacggttttacctgtcttgattaaactgggattcactcaccagtatttcccactgacataatgtttttaaacgcgtttcaggtaacaaaatgtgaaagccaaatagaagccaactGTACAGCACTGaaagcttggaaaagtggctataaaagttacctaaataaagagatatttttatttaaataaaatagggtttatccctatgaaaatgtgtgtactggaaACTTGGGATTATCCCACGTGTTTAATATCATAAAAgtatggtattttactctgataaaatatttcctaactacggtcctgatgtaaattccgctgccaaattgttaaacaccgataccactaaaACTGGCCGCGACCACCCGTTCACAGGTAGTtagggacgggggttgcgacagaaggtggtatcagagctaagccactgattaagccacagaagtgttctgctgacaccaaaatttattcaaaatgttaggaaataatctacGGGATTTCGTGCATATCTATATattattgttatgtgttatttgactatttgttagtttacagtatgagcgaccaagtaccttcagacgcttaccgtcagttgtccagctcacctagggacgaaggcacctcttcacagcctaccctCTCAGGTATTCGGCTGACAATGAAGACGGGATATTCGTGTTCAAGgcacaatctgaagagccattccctcctaagaaAAGAGGATGGTTCAGCAGATGAGCTCATGAACGTAGGAAGaggatgaaaaagttacaacagcagcgagctttagcagccgctaagagagaaacagatgctcacacccaagatatgctcaataggagtctAGCAAATTTTCATATCCTAGCAACTACAGCTGCAGACCCTAATCTagagcaactcatagcaccccagccGTTACCACTGTTTCCCACACAACCAATGGAAATTGAAGCCAACCCAGGAAACCAAATCCCAATGCCTGACCTTAACCCAGCTAACATATCTAAAGTACCAGCACCCCATCCCTCAGACCCAGACTACGATCCGtggtttgacgaccatagggattaccaACAACGCTACCCAATACCAGAGGAACCCATGCCAAACCTAGCAGCCTACCCAGACCTGGACCCTCTAGACCCCTACTACGATAATGACCAATATATTAGGGAGATTCTAGAAAATCCTTACCCTTACGaagaacccatgccccagttcccaaacccGATACCAGCCCCTGCACCACCCATGAGCGCtgaaaatgtgcaagaactccgaacctttggtgaggagattttagaaggAAGTGAGAGGATGAGGCAGATAGgagaacgactcgtctggaagtatgacgagcgtaatatgaagttctggatgaacccatagcagtaatagtagtagtaataataataataataataataataataataataataataataataataataataataaaataatatataatatgtgtgtatgtctgaaaaaaaaaatctagacAATAGCTACGGATGCCtaatagtattgtaatttttGATTTCAGTTCCAGTTTGTACTAGACGTATaatatataagaaagagtaaaagtcgcaatgttcgacgattttgatcaatatgttgttgtgtgattgtttgcattaaatattatcttgcgatattaatatgtggcaaatgttaaccaactggggtagcccagttggccaccgacacccacctcttcccagaggtaccgggttcgagtcttgggagtggcatatgtcgcccaggaTAAGAACTCGGCAGGGGGAattcaccgcggagctagcttggtcgggtagcggctcccggagtgggatcactccggcggttgggaggaccgtgcactatcccccccccAATATGTGGCAAATGTTTAAaatccagatggacaacgaagtaaaccaggaaaaccagaataacgataaccagaataacaataataatggaaaccaagtggataatagtgccatccaacacatagtggcacaagggattatagacgcaatgccatatattatcaaaacggttaaggaagcggataataaaagtaataatggCAGTAAACGACCTACTAAACCAGAACACAgtgtaaacaatggacccatacttcaagtgcccattcccaaaagaagaagaaccatgtcttatggttgttcttataaagaattctggtcttgtaaactaatggaattctcgggcaatgaaggggtTGTTGTAGCTCTACGCTAAATAGAAAAGACtaaggcagtcttaaaaataagcaagtgcgcagaagaggataagataatgtttgcctccaatttgtttaagaactcagccttaaattggtggaacactatccaccaatctaggggaagtgacagggtttacaacatggaatgggaggaatttgaaaacatggtggaaagaaaattctgccctcccaatgaaaaaaaaaaagaaaaacagatagcaaataagttcttaaaccttagaatgacttgagtagatagtaagggttacactactttattcttcgaatatgctagaagagtgccaacccttgcatcaccataaccagtattaatctcccgttatatctgggattaatcagtgagataaggcatgtagtcaaggcagctagaccccaaactatagaagaagctgtagaactagcaaacaccttgactgatgaattagtgcgtacacgagaagaggaccagaggaggaacctagctcaaaggcttacccaagaatttcgttatggaaattccaaccgtgggaaaaatgtaggttctacctctgcaccttattgtaaagcctgcaagaagaagcattcaggaagatgctccacctactgcaatttctgcaagataccaggacacaaggaagaagattgtaggaagaaacctagtaatggagtgtgcttcaactgtggagaaaaaggtcatatcaagccacaCTGTCCAAAGCTAGCTCCAGCTACGAACAACAAGAATattaaaaatgctagagcatttgttctgaccgCGGAAGAAGCTAAGATGATCCctgacgtgatagccggtacgtttttagttaatgatgtttttgctaaagtattatttgactctggtgcgaaccaaagttttattaatacttcattttgcaaacttctcaatcaaccattaactaaactcccacaagaatgtctagtagagacagcaaatggggaaaTTATTAAGATTAtcgaaatcttgcagggagcaagaatagaattttcaaatcaaaagtttattgcaaacctttatccaatgaaactggcaggatttgatgttgtattaggaatgaattggttaatagccaataaagccaatattctATATGATCAAAAggcaatccaagtaaattcaccaagggatgaaaagatcacaattaaaggagataagccatctagatccacgaaattcatctctgtgatgaaaacaacaagttatgtaagaaaaggatcattagtatatttgatttccataatcattaacactaaaggaaaagaactaaaagatattccagtagtatctcagtttccagaagaattaccaggactacctccggacagggaagttgaatttagaatccatctgctaccaggaacagcaccgattgccaaggcACCTTACTGTTTGGCACCCgtagaaatgcaggaactgaagaaacagttagacaaaCTATTGGAAAAAAGATTCATACAGCCAacttcatcgccatggggagcaccaattttattcgtcaaaaagaaagacaggtcaatgcgtatgtgcattgattaccgtgaattgaacaaagtcacgattaagaatcggtacccattaccaagaatcgatgatctgttcgatcaattacaaggagctcaATTTTTCtttaagatcgatttacgctcaggatatcatcaattaaagttacaggaagaggacattcctaagatcgcttttagaacaaggtatggcaattatgaatttactgtcatgctatttggtctaaccaatgccccaaccgcatttatggacatgattaaccgaatatgtaagccatatttggataaattcataattgtttttatagatgatcttctcatttactctaagagtaaagaggaacatgcagcgcatctgcatgcacttctaagtttattgaggaaagaaaagctttatgcaaagttttcgaagtgcgagttttggttagaggaagtacaatttcttggacattttgtcaatcatgaaggaattcatgtggatcccacaaagattgaggcaattaccaaatggaaaacccctgactcaccaaccgaggttagaagtttcttaggattggccggttattataggagatttatccgagatttttctagaatagccattcccttaactaagctaacctgtaaatctgttaagtttgaatggggaccaaaacaagaagaagcttttagaattcttaagccaagattaaccaacgcacccatactagcgttaccagaaggaactgaagactttatagtctattgtgacgcttctaagttaggttatggatgtgtgttgatgcagcgtcaaaaggttatagcctatgcatctagacaacttaagaatcaagaagaaaattattcaacccatgatttagaattaggagccacaatttttgcccttaaaatttggagattatctttacggtagtaagtttaccattttcacagatcataagagtttaaggtatgttttcgggcaaaaggagttgaatatgtggcaaagacgctggatggaaattcttagcgattatgattgtaatatccagtaccatgcaggaaaggctaatatagtagccgatgccttaagtcgaaaatatcatgaaaagccaaaaagagtacgttctcttaaattaaatctacaagtagatttaaataaACAGATTAGAAaggcacaagaatcagtaatcaaggacgatactgagaagttgaaaggaatgattaaggaactaaatcaaggaactgatggaatttggagattccataagaaaaggatgtggatacctaaattaggaaatctacgccaccgtatattagaagaagcccataagtctaagtatacgatgcaccctggaaatgataaaatgtatcaggatttaagaaagaatttttggtggataggaatgaagaaggatatagcagcttatgtttctaaatgtctaACATGTTCACaggtcaaagctgaacaccagaaaccctcaggtttattacagcAGTTAGAGatgccagtatggaaatgggaattgataacaatggattttgttaccaaattacccaaaaaaaagaaaaggtaatgatacaatctgggtgattgtagacaggctaactaagtcagctcatttcctaccaatgaaggaaaccttcagtatggaacaattagccaagttttatgtaaatgaaatagtttcattacatggaattcctttatcaattgtttctgatagagatagccgttttatcTCTCATTTTTGGATAAGTTTCCAAAAAGccatgggaaccaagctaaatctaagcacatcttatcatcctcaaacggacggacaaagcgaaaggacaattcagacaatggaggatatgcttagagcttgtgtaattgatttcagaggtaattgggacgatcatttaccattaatagaattttcttataataacagctatcacacaagtatcaatgctgcaccattcgaagcactttatggacgaaagtgccgaaccccagtctgttgggcagaaattggagaaaagcaactatctggacctgagatagtgcaagaaacaatgaacaaaatcattcaagtaaAGGAACGACTGAAGGCAACAcacgatcgacaaaagagttatgctgataacaggcgaaagccgttggaatttcaagtaggagacaaggtgttattgaaagtttctccttggaaaggagtggtaagattcatcaaaaggggaaagctaagccccaggtatgtcgGACCCTTTGAGATAAATAGAAGGATAGGACAtatagcctatcagctacaactgccagaggaaatggcaggaatacacgatgtatttcatgtatgtaatctcaaaaagtgcttagccgatgaatcactagtagtacctcttaaggatatagaggtaaatgagcagttaaagtttgtagagaagccGCTACAGATT contains the following coding sequences:
- the LOC110892047 gene encoding albumin-8, giving the protein MARFSIVFAAAGVLLLVAMAAVSEASTTTIITTIIEENPYGRGRTESGCYQQMEEAEMLNHCGMYLMKNLGERRQVSPRMREEDHKQLCCMQLKNLDEKCMCPAIMMMLNEPMWIRMRDQVMSMAHNLPIECNLMSQPCQM